Proteins encoded in a region of the Zea mays cultivar B73 chromosome 2, Zm-B73-REFERENCE-NAM-5.0, whole genome shotgun sequence genome:
- the LOC103649432 gene encoding SKP1-like protein 1, which translates to MAEKKMLTLRSSDCEEFEVEEAVLMKSEIIRFMIEDDCADNVIPLPNVNSKTLALVIEYCNKHVHADAAETTSASSAGGGGEVDLKKWDAEFVKVAPATLFDLIMAANYLDIKGLQGLTCRAVVDMIQGKSPEEIRKTFNIKNDLTKEEEEAIRSENSWAFDPLPVRSSGPRWLTLLLALISMASLLVCSYLLI; encoded by the coding sequence ATGGCTGAGAAGAAGATGCTTACGCTGAGGAGCTCCGACTGCGAGGAGTTCGAGGTGGAGGAGGCGGTGTTGATGAAGTCAGAGATCATTCGCTTCATGATCGAGGACGACTGCGCCGACAACGTCATCCCGCTCCCCAACGTGAATTCCAAGACTCTCGCCCTGGTCATCGAGTACTGCAACAAGCACGTCCACGCCGACGCCGCGGAGACCACCAGCGCCTCATCAGCTGGGGGCGGCGGCGAGGTCGACCTCAAGAAGTGGGACGCGGAGTTCGTCAAGGTCGCGCCGGCGACGCTCTTCGACCTCATCATGGCTGCCAACTATCTCGACATCAAGGGGTTGCAGGGCCTGACCTGCCGGGCGGTGGTCGACATGATCCAGGGCAAGTCACCGGAGGAGATCCGCAAGACCTTCAACATCAAGAACGACTTAACcaaagaggaggaggaggcgatCCGTAGTGAGAACTCCTGGGCCTTCGACCCGCTCCCCGTCCGTAGTAGTGGACCGCGGTGGTTAACGTTACTGTTAGCTTTGATCTCGATGGCTAGTTTGCTCGTCTGCAGTTATCTTCTGATCTGA